TCTAGATGCTAGATGTGATTGAATCAACATGTACTTAATAATTATCATTGATTGTGTTTAGGTAAAAGCAAGTGTGGACATGGTAGGTCAAGAAATTCCTAGTGGACAGAAGGAACCAATTAGTTCTTGTAGTGAAGTTTGTTTATGTAATGCAAAATACCCTGGTAAGAATACCTTTTTGTCTAGCATTGTGATAGTGTGCAATTGCGCCAACATCACACTGAGCTGGGTGACCACCTTAAGGTGGCAACACTTCTGAATTAGGAACAATGTTTCCAGTGAggataaaaatgtaaaactCTATTACAAGCTCAGAATTCTTCAGTTTTCTTGTATGCTTTGCGTATAGAGTTTAGATGAGGGTGAAATGCTTGACATTGCAGTTGAAGATGATGTTTAGAGGTTTTTAGAATTTAGATTGGTTGTTACGCCTTGGTGTTGTACGGTTAAAACTTATTTAGTTTCATTCCTTGGTTGTTTTTGGACACAGTGATTGGCTTTTGGCTGTTTTGGGTGGTTATTGGTTGTTCTGTTGCAGCTTTTGCTGCTGAGTTGTGGACCTCTTGGTTATTAAATTTAATCAGAACATGTATTAAGGTTTAGGCGTTTTTCTTTAGTTATGAGTACATGCACACACATAGGCATCAAAATAGCTGTTCCCGCTATATGGGTTTTGGCAAGTGGCCGCTATGCAATTAACTACTATGCTCATGCCTTTCGTTAGTCCCTCATACAATAATAAGTGTTTTGATAACCTTTTTATGTTATTACAAGAATTATATTAAGACTTGTCCAGAAACTTACACTGGTTAAACAAATATGTAGTTGTTGATGGACTGGACTCGGGGACACAACATTGTATTTTCAAGTGCTGCCCCTACTGTGAATGAGCTCAGAGGACCTTGTGATGTTGCCAACTTGTGTTCATTGTTTGGACTCTCCAAGGAACGAGCTAATGCTGCTATTTCTAAAAACTGTAGGTATGGAATTTGCTAAAATATGCTTTATTTTGTTTGGGTCTGGAGGTGGGCAATGTTTAAGATGTCTTGAATATCATTCTGAATTGTTTGCAGGATTCTTTTAGCTAATTCTTTAAGGAAAAAGCGATTTTATAAAGAGGCAATAAGAGTAGAAGTTTTATCAACAGATGCAGCATCTCATTCCAAGGAAGATCGGTATCAAGAGTTACTACAGTGGGATCCTATCTCCAGTGGTGAAGGTGATATCCTCTTGAATGACGTGGAGAAATCTTCTTTAGTCTCCTGTAAAGGATCAAAAACTGAAAAAGCCATTGACTTTGCTTCACTGGTCAACAGCCTTCCATCTAACGGTTTTGAAATCAAGAATTTCTTACCTGCAAACAAGGTTTTACCTGCCTGTTTAGACAATAAAATAAACTCCCCACCTGTTACCCAAAAACTAGACCAGTCAGCAACCTTACCTAACAACTTCACTGAGCATTCCACCATACCTGATATTTGTCTTGAGCAAGATGAAAACCCCTTATCAAATGCTTTAACAAAAAGTTACAGTTTGAGCCGTGATCAtgtttttgagaaaaatatgCAGAATGAAATATCTGATGCTGTCAATTTAAAGGAGATAAACATTCCGACTGCCCTTGACTCTACCTTCCCCGATGATAAAGTAAACTTCCTTCCGGTTGCCAAAAACATAAATCAGTCAACTCTTGTGCCTAACAACATAACGGTGCAGCTTGATAGGCTTGATGTTTGTCCTGAGCAAGGTGAAATCTCCCAACCACAGAAACAAAGTGAGGATTTTTTGGAGAAAAATATACACAGTGGAACTTCCAATGCTTTCAATTCAATGGAGATGGACATTTCGACAACTGCCACAAAGTTGAAACAAAGAAGTTCTACTGATTCAAATGTTGATCTCATCCCGCTTGAAGCAAAAGCATTTGATGTAGAATCAAATTTCTCAAGCAATACATGGAATACTCTAAAACCACATGAAAACGATAAACTTTCTGGATCTTCACAAGAGGTGGCACATGATATTGCTCATAAAGTAGATATCTTTGATAGTATTATTCCAGCACCGTTTCATGATAAACACTCTAGTGACAAAAGTTCTGATGTTAATTTAAATGAAGTCGGCAAGATTCATGCAGCTTTGCCAAATGAAGATTTAGAAACATCTATTTCTGATACTTCAATGGAGGGTAAACAGTTTGACAAACGGCATGATGCAGTTGAACTCGAGAAGCAACAGCTAAAATCTTATGATGAGATGGAAATGCAAGATAATTCCGAAGCTGCCAGCCATTTAAGTCCAGATGTTATAATGAAAGATAAAGAGCTCGGTGAAGTGATCACCGAATCCGATCAATTAGCCTCAGTTCATCGTGTATCAGGTACTCAATCATTGACTGATATCTTTATCTGGGTTGTTGAAAGCTATATGGTGCCTGAGTTCATGGATTAGTATTAAACTATtactaatttcattttatttcctAATTATGCTGTTCCTCATAGCTTCCCTGTATGTGCATAGTATCCAGCATGTTTCCATTGTACGTTTTGTGAAGAAAGTATAATCATCAGGTGTATTTTCATTATCTCCAGGTGCATTGAAACTGAAGCGAAGGACACCTCGGGAACTACCTTTATTCCCCTTGAAGAGATTGCTAAATCCGACGGCCTTTAagaagaaagttaaaaaaagcaAGACCAGAACTAAgctaaagtaatttttttttttctggattgTTAGTGTTACATGGCATAGATTgagctaattttttttatagtatgtATTAATACTAACATATTTACTAGAGTGTGAAGAAAATAGTGTTTAAAGaccttcaaatcttcaaatgcAATACTAAACCTTGACATAAATTTCCAATCTTGTGTACGTATGAGTTTTCTGTTAGTTTAATTAATTTCCTTAAACTAATGCAAgcataaattgaaattaatgtatcaaaattgaatatattcGGGTAATATGATTCTTTTAGGGTAATTAGGGTGATGGGATTGAAACTGAAGTATCCAACAATTAAATATACTAGGGTggtgtttaaaattttaacgcAAAATGTAAAACTAATGTCATCTAGAATCTCAATTTCTTTTTACTAATctttttctagaaaaataaatatttaatgttttaatactTTTTCCGAGTTAttacttttgtgaaaaaataacaATGTAAAAACTTGTTTCTGttatattaatgtttaaaaaaaaaaaaagaaagatgcaATAGAAACCTAGTATTTCTCTAAAAGA
This region of Vigna unguiculata cultivar IT97K-499-35 chromosome 5, ASM411807v1, whole genome shotgun sequence genomic DNA includes:
- the LOC114186326 gene encoding uncharacterized protein LOC114186326 isoform X1, with translation MGYFDLNIPYPQPSPTNKVAEQSIRTRLAVKAMELGYTGIAYNRTIKGVMSEQHRCSIPPLTLSSLLNVLPFLSLSANLHRSLLGVPLSTPFRQYTRLTVCVDSASQAQALNSGNPILKTYDLVAVQPFNQTAFDLACQTMEVDIISIDFSAKLPFRLKQPMVKVAMQRGICFEVTYSGLFADIHKRRQLISGAKLLMDWTRGHNIVFSSAAPTVNELRGPCDVANLCSLFGLSKERANAAISKNCRILLANSLRKKRFYKEAIRVEVLSTDAASHSKEDRYQELLQWDPISSGEGDILLNDVEKSSLVSCKGSKTEKAIDFASLVNSLPSNGFEIKNFLPANKVLPACLDNKINSPPVTQKLDQSATLPNNFTEHSTIPDICLEQDENPLSNALTKSYSLSRDHVFEKNMQNEISDAVNLKEINIPTALDSTFPDDKVNFLPVAKNINQSTLVPNNITVQLDRLDVCPEQGEISQPQKQSEDFLEKNIHSGTSNAFNSMEMDISTTATKLKQRSSTDSNVDLIPLEAKAFDVESNFSSNTWNTLKPHENDKLSGSSQEVAHDIAHKVDIFDSIIPAPFHDKHSSDKSSDVNLNEVGKIHAALPNEDLETSISDTSMEGKQFDKRHDAVELEKQQLKSYDEMEMQDNSEAASHLSPDVIMKDKELGEVITESDQLASVHRVSGALKLKRRTPRELPLFPLKRLLNPTAFKKKVKKSKTRTKLK
- the LOC114186326 gene encoding uncharacterized protein LOC114186326 isoform X2, with the protein product MNRRGEPKLPNVDIISIDFSAKLPFRLKQPMVKVAMQRGICFEVTYSGLFADIHKRRQLISGAKLLMDWTRGHNIVFSSAAPTVNELRGPCDVANLCSLFGLSKERANAAISKNCRILLANSLRKKRFYKEAIRVEVLSTDAASHSKEDRYQELLQWDPISSGEGDILLNDVEKSSLVSCKGSKTEKAIDFASLVNSLPSNGFEIKNFLPANKVLPACLDNKINSPPVTQKLDQSATLPNNFTEHSTIPDICLEQDENPLSNALTKSYSLSRDHVFEKNMQNEISDAVNLKEINIPTALDSTFPDDKVNFLPVAKNINQSTLVPNNITVQLDRLDVCPEQGEISQPQKQSEDFLEKNIHSGTSNAFNSMEMDISTTATKLKQRSSTDSNVDLIPLEAKAFDVESNFSSNTWNTLKPHENDKLSGSSQEVAHDIAHKVDIFDSIIPAPFHDKHSSDKSSDVNLNEVGKIHAALPNEDLETSISDTSMEGKQFDKRHDAVELEKQQLKSYDEMEMQDNSEAASHLSPDVIMKDKELGEVITESDQLASVHRVSGALKLKRRTPRELPLFPLKRLLNPTAFKKKVKKSKTRTKLK